GGCGGCGTTGGTGCTGATCGTCGTCGGCAGCAATGCCTTGATCGAACGCCGCTACGCCGAGGTGTTCCGATGAGACGGAACGGCCCGCTTGCGCTGATCTTCCACGGCATCTTCGTCATCGTCATGGTGGCGCCGATCCTGGTGGTCTGCCTCGTCGCCTTCACGCCCGAGGGCTTTCTGTCGCTTCCGACCAATGGATTCTCGCTGCGCTGGTTCAGGGCGATCGGGCAATATCCGGAATTCATCCATGCCTTCTGGGTCAGCCTTGGTCTCGGCGCACTGTCATCCTTCGTCGCGCTGCTGTTCGCCGTGCCCGCAGCACTGGCAATCGCACGCTATCGCTTCCGCGGCCGCGATGCGCTGGCGGCACTGTTCCTGTCGCCGCTGATGATCCCGCATGTGGTGCTCGGCATCGCCTTCCTGCGTTTCTTCACATCCGTTGGCTTCGGTGGCAGCTTCACCGCGCTGATCATCGCCCATGTCATCATCGTGTTTCCGTTTGCGCTGCGCCTGACGCTGGCAGCGGCGACCGGCATGGACCGCACGGTCGAGATGGCCGCAGTCTCGCTCGGCGCCGGCGGCTGGACGTTGTTCCGCCGCGTGACCTTGCCGCTGATCATGCCCGGCGTCATCAGCGGCTGGGCGCTCGCCTTCATTCAGTCCTTTGACGATCTGACGATGACCGTCTTCCTCGCCGCGCCCGGCACCGAGACGTTGCCCGTGCGCATGTTCCTTTATATCCAGGACAACATCGATCCGCTGGTGACCTCGGTCTCGGCCTGCGTGATCGCTGTGACCATGACCGCCCTCATTCTGCTCGACCGTTTCTACGGGCTCGACCGCGTGCTCGCCGGCAAGGGCGATCCGGGACGATAGGAGAACCCATGCGAACTGAATACGACGTCGCCGTCGTCGGCGGCGGATTGCTCGGCTCCGCCATCGCCTGGGGCCTCGGCCGGCTCGGCAAGAGCGTGGCCGTGCTCGACGAAGGCGACATCACCAAGCGCGCCTCGCGCGCCAACTTTGCGCTGGTCTGGGTGCAGAGCAAGGGCCTCGGCATGCCCGCTTACACGGTCTGGACCGTGCAGGCCTCGCAAGCCTGGGGCCGGCTGGCGTCCGAACTGAAGCAGCAGACCGGTCTCGACGTCGCGCTCCAGCAAAATGGCGGCTTCCATCTCACGCTCGGCGAGGACGAATTCGGCCAGCGCACGGAGCTCGTCACGCGCATGCATAACCAGGCCGGCGCCGCCGATTACAAGATGGAGATGCTCTCGGCGTCGGACGTCAAGAAGTCGCTGCCGCTGATCGGCCCTGAGGTTTCCGGCGGCAGCTATTGTCCGCTCGATGGTCACGTCAATTCGCTGCGCACGTTCCGCGCCTTTCACACCGGCTTCAAGGCATTCGGCATCGATTATTTCCCGGAGCGTCCGGTCTCTGCCATCAGCAGGAGCGGCGGCGAATTCTGCCTGACCACGCCGAAAGGCGAGCTACGCGCCGCCAAAATCGTGCTCGCCGCGGGCAACGCCAACCAGATGCTGGCGCCGATGGTAGGCCTCCACGCGCCAATGGGGCCGACGCGCGGCCAGGTCGTGGTGACCGAGCGCACCATGCCGTTCCTGCCGCATCCCCTCACCACGATCCGCCAGACCGACGAAGGCACGGTGATGATCGGCGACAGCAAGGAAGACGAGCTGGATGATCGTACGCTGAAGCCGTCGATCAGCGGCGTGATGGCCGATCGCGCGCAGCGCATGTTCCCGCATTTGTCGCGGCTCAACGTTGTCAGGAGCTGGTCCGGCATCCGTGTCATGCCGCAGGACGGCTTTCCGATTTACGATCAGTCGGAGACCCATCCCGGCGCCTTCGTCGCCTGCTGCCATTCCGGCGTGACGCTCGCCTCCAACCATGCCTTCGAGATCGCGCGCATGGTGGCGCAGGGCGCGCTCGAGCCTGAGCTGGTCGGCGCGTTTTCCGCGAGCCGTTTTGGCGGTGCGGGCGCGGCAAACAACAGCGGCTATTAGAAATTCTGGGGGGAGCCACGAGGCATCCATGTTTAGACGATCCGAACAGGACAAACGTCCGCAAGTGCAGATCTTCGTCGACGGCGTCGCCGTCGCGGCGCGCCAGGGCGACACCGTCTCTGCCGCATTGCTGGCCTCCGGCCAAGATGCAAGGCGCTCTACAGCAGTGAGCGGTGCGCCGCGTTTGCCCTATTGCATGATGGGCGTGTGCTTCGACTGCCTCGTCACCATCGACGGCGTCGGCAATCGCCAGGGCTGCCTCGTTCCCGTCGCCGAGGGTATGCAGGTCGAGATCCAGAAGGGCAAGCGGGAGATCGGACGATGAGTGTGGCTCCCAAGCGCGAAGACTACGACGTCGTGGTGATCGGTGCAGGGCCCGCGGGCCTCGCGGCCGCTGCGACCTCTGCCGAAGCCGGCCTATCGACGCTGCTGCTCGACGAGAATATCGGTCCGGGCGGGCAGGTGTTCCGCGCTATTTCGTCCACGCCGGTGATCGATCGCAGCCAGCTCGGCGCGGACTATTGGGTCGGTGCCGATCTCGTGCAGTCGCTCCGTGCGAGCAGTGCCGAAGTCATTCATCGTGCGACGGTGTGGAGCCTCGACCGCAATCTCGACATCGCCGTCTCGATCGGCGGTGCCTCCGCCTTCGTCAAAGCCAAGCGCGTGATCCTTGCGACCGGCGCGCTGGAGCGCCCGTTCCCGATTCCCGGCTGGACGCTGCCGGGCGTGATGACCGCGGGTGCCGCGCAGACCATGCTGAAGTCCTCGGCGCTGGTGCCGGACGGCCGCACCGTGATCGCAGGGCAGGGGCCGCTGCTCTGGCTGCTCGCCGCACAGATCCTGCGCCTCGGCGGCCGCATCGATCGCATCCTCGATACCACCGAGCGCGGCAATTATTTCGCCGCGCTGCCTCATGCCTTCGCTTTCCTGACATCGCCCTATTTCGCCAAGGGCCTGTCGATGATGCGCGAGGTGAAGGCCAAGGTGCAGGTTGTCTCCGGTGTTACCGAGCTTTCTGCATCCGGCGACGGCCAGCTTGCGAGCGTGAGCTATGTCGCGGGTGGAAGGCGCGAGACCATTCCTGCGGATTTGCTGCTGCTGCATCAGGGCGTCGTGCCCAACGTCAATTTGGCGATGGCAGCCGGCATCGAGCATCGCTGGGATGATCTGCAATTGTGCTGGTCGCCCGTGCTGGATGCGAACGGTCGTTCATCGGTCGCGGGCATCGCGATCGCCGGCGATGGTGCCGGTATCGGCGGCGCGAATGCCGCGGTGGTGCGTGGCCGCATCGCGGCCCGTGCGGCGGTGGAAGCACTGGCGCCCGCGGTTGCGGCAAAGCTGCCCGCGATGGCAATGCTCCGCGCCGATCTCGCCAAGGCCGAACGCGGCCGCGTCTTCCTCGACACGCTGTTCCGCCCCGCGCCGCAATTCCGCATTCCCTCTGGCGATACCATCGTTTGTCGCTGCGAGGAGGTCACCGCCAAGGACGTGCTCGACTCCGTCGCGATCGGCGCGACCGGGCCGAACCAGCTCAAGGCCTATCGCCGCACCGGCATGGGTCCGTGCCAAGGCCGGCTCTGCGGCCTTACCGTCACCGAGCTGATGGCGCAGGCGCGCGGTAAGACCCCGCAGGAGATCGGCTACTACCGGCTGCGTGCACCGGTGAAGCCGATCACCCTCGCCGAGCTCGCCGCCGTCCCGAAAACGGAAGACGACGTCAAGGCCGTGGTGCGCGGATGACTGCGAATGTGGATGCGATCGTCATCGGCGGCGGCATCCACGGATGCTCGACGGCGCTCCATCTGTGTCTCGCCGGCCTGAAGCCGGTGCTGATCGAGAAGGACTATGCCGGCCGCCACGCCTCCGGCGTCAATGCTGGCGGCGTGCGCCAGCTCGCCCGGCATATCCCGGAGATTCCGCTGTCGATCCGCTCGATGGGGATCTGGGAGAAGATTTCAGATCTTCTCGACGACGATTGCAGCTTCGAGAGCCATGGCCAGGTTCTGGTCGCGGAGAACGAGGACGAACTCGCCGTCTGCCGCGCGCGCGTGGCCGAGCTCAATGCGCTGGGCTTTACCCATGAAGAGCTGATCGATGCGGTCGAGCTGCGGCGCCTCGTGCCCGCGGTGGCCGAGACCTGCCCCGGCGGCGTGGTTTCGCGCCGCGACGGCGCGGCCAATCCGGCGCAGACGACGACGGCGTTCCGGCGCAAAGCCGAGCTGCTCGGCGCCACGGTGCGCGAAGGCGTAGCCGCCGGCAATATCCGGCATAGCGACGGCCTTTGGCGCGTCGATGTCGGCTCGGAGAGCTTTGCCGCGCCAGTACTGGTGAATGCCGCCGGCGCCTGGGCCGGCAAGATCGCCGCCGCGCTCGGCGAGCCCGTCCCGGTCGAGACCGTGGCGCCGATGCTGATGATCACCTCGCGCGTACCGCATTTCATCGACCCTGTCGTGATCCTGCGTGGTCGGAAACTCTCCTTCAAGCAATTCAAGAACGGTACCGTGCTGATTGGCGGCGGCCACCTGGCAACGCCCTACCAGGACCGCAACGAGACGGTGCTGGACTGGAAGAGCCTCGCCATCAGTGCCCGCACCGTGTTCGAGCTGTTCCCGGTGATGCGCAGCGCCACTATCGTCCGTGCCTGGGCTGGCATCGAGGCGAAGATGAAGGACGACATCCCGGTGTTCGGACCGAGCAGCCGCCACAAGGGGCTCTATCACCAGTTCGGCTTCTCGCTGCACGGTTTTCAGCTCGGCCCCGGCGCCGGCGCCGTGATGGCGGAGCTGATCGTCAATGGCGGCACCCAGACCCGCATCAACGATCTCGGCATCGATCGCTTCCATCCTTCCGCGCCTTAAGGCAAAATCATCGGCGTCGCCGATCTCGGCGGCCTCGCCAGGGACCCGGCTTGATCTTGCCGCCCGACCGGACTATGAGCAGGGCTCTCATCAAGGATATCAACAGTCATGGATTTTACCCCGATCGCAACGCCCAACCGCATTGCTCACGGGGAATTCCATGCCTGCTTCCATCATCCTGTCACGCCTGTCGCTGTCCACACCTGACGGCCGTTCGCTCCTCTCCAACATCGATCTGACCTTCGGCGCGGAACGCGCCGGCCTCGTCGGCCGCAACGGCGTCGGCAAGACGACGCTGCTTGTTGCGATCACGGGCGAGCACGTTCCGCAATCCGGACGCATCGTCGTCAACGGCACCGTTGGGCTCCTGCGCCAGGAGGCGCAGCTGCGCGCGGGGACAAGGGTCGTCGACCTCTTTGGCGCGCGCCATGCCCTGAATCTGCTTCGCCGGGCGGAACGTGGCGAGGCCTCGGCCGGGGATGTCGCCGAGGTCGACTGGACCCTCGAGACGCGGCTCGCGTCCGCTCTTGCGCGCGTCGGCTTCGATATCGCGCCCGACACGGAACTGGATCAATTGTCCGGCGGGCAGATTACGCGCATTCGTCTCGCGGCGCTGCTGTTTGTCGAGCCGGATTTCCTGCTGCTGGACGAACCCACCAACAATCTCGATCGGGACGGGCGACGTGCCGTGATTGATCTGCTCGCCGCCTGGCGTGGCGGCGCAATCGTCGTCAGCCATGACCGGGCTCTGCTGGAGACCATGGACAGCATCGTCGAGCTGACCTCGCTTGGCGCGACGTGTTACGGCGGCAACTGGCGCAGCTATCGCGCGCAGAAGGCCGTCGAGCTCGCCGCCG
This genomic interval from Bradyrhizobium guangzhouense contains the following:
- a CDS encoding ABC transporter permease produces the protein MRRNGPLALIFHGIFVIVMVAPILVVCLVAFTPEGFLSLPTNGFSLRWFRAIGQYPEFIHAFWVSLGLGALSSFVALLFAVPAALAIARYRFRGRDALAALFLSPLMIPHVVLGIAFLRFFTSVGFGGSFTALIIAHVIIVFPFALRLTLAAATGMDRTVEMAAVSLGAGGWTLFRRVTLPLIMPGVISGWALAFIQSFDDLTMTVFLAAPGTETLPVRMFLYIQDNIDPLVTSVSACVIAVTMTALILLDRFYGLDRVLAGKGDPGR
- a CDS encoding NAD(P)/FAD-dependent oxidoreductase; the protein is MRTEYDVAVVGGGLLGSAIAWGLGRLGKSVAVLDEGDITKRASRANFALVWVQSKGLGMPAYTVWTVQASQAWGRLASELKQQTGLDVALQQNGGFHLTLGEDEFGQRTELVTRMHNQAGAADYKMEMLSASDVKKSLPLIGPEVSGGSYCPLDGHVNSLRTFRAFHTGFKAFGIDYFPERPVSAISRSGGEFCLTTPKGELRAAKIVLAAGNANQMLAPMVGLHAPMGPTRGQVVVTERTMPFLPHPLTTIRQTDEGTVMIGDSKEDELDDRTLKPSISGVMADRAQRMFPHLSRLNVVRSWSGIRVMPQDGFPIYDQSETHPGAFVACCHSGVTLASNHAFEIARMVAQGALEPELVGAFSASRFGGAGAANNSGY
- a CDS encoding (2Fe-2S)-binding protein, producing MFRRSEQDKRPQVQIFVDGVAVAARQGDTVSAALLASGQDARRSTAVSGAPRLPYCMMGVCFDCLVTIDGVGNRQGCLVPVAEGMQVEIQKGKREIGR
- a CDS encoding NAD(P)/FAD-dependent oxidoreductase, which translates into the protein MSVAPKREDYDVVVIGAGPAGLAAAATSAEAGLSTLLLDENIGPGGQVFRAISSTPVIDRSQLGADYWVGADLVQSLRASSAEVIHRATVWSLDRNLDIAVSIGGASAFVKAKRVILATGALERPFPIPGWTLPGVMTAGAAQTMLKSSALVPDGRTVIAGQGPLLWLLAAQILRLGGRIDRILDTTERGNYFAALPHAFAFLTSPYFAKGLSMMREVKAKVQVVSGVTELSASGDGQLASVSYVAGGRRETIPADLLLLHQGVVPNVNLAMAAGIEHRWDDLQLCWSPVLDANGRSSVAGIAIAGDGAGIGGANAAVVRGRIAARAAVEALAPAVAAKLPAMAMLRADLAKAERGRVFLDTLFRPAPQFRIPSGDTIVCRCEEVTAKDVLDSVAIGATGPNQLKAYRRTGMGPCQGRLCGLTVTELMAQARGKTPQEIGYYRLRAPVKPITLAELAAVPKTEDDVKAVVRG
- a CDS encoding NAD(P)/FAD-dependent oxidoreductase, which encodes MTANVDAIVIGGGIHGCSTALHLCLAGLKPVLIEKDYAGRHASGVNAGGVRQLARHIPEIPLSIRSMGIWEKISDLLDDDCSFESHGQVLVAENEDELAVCRARVAELNALGFTHEELIDAVELRRLVPAVAETCPGGVVSRRDGAANPAQTTTAFRRKAELLGATVREGVAAGNIRHSDGLWRVDVGSESFAAPVLVNAAGAWAGKIAAALGEPVPVETVAPMLMITSRVPHFIDPVVILRGRKLSFKQFKNGTVLIGGGHLATPYQDRNETVLDWKSLAISARTVFELFPVMRSATIVRAWAGIEAKMKDDIPVFGPSSRHKGLYHQFGFSLHGFQLGPGAGAVMAELIVNGGTQTRINDLGIDRFHPSAP